In Betaproteobacteria bacterium, a genomic segment contains:
- a CDS encoding CHAD domain-containing protein, with protein sequence ARSRPSEESLHEARKQVKYLELVLEPFQAARSSPRLARAIKVTEAIEEDLGRAHDLAVLRARIGPMIRGRQKDGEALLLRLDARRNALDDRALKVGRRFYARRPQDFARKLRPSLAM encoded by the coding sequence GCGCGGTCGCGACCGTCGGAGGAATCGCTGCACGAGGCGCGCAAGCAGGTCAAGTATCTGGAGCTCGTGCTGGAGCCCTTTCAGGCGGCAAGATCCTCTCCTCGGCTGGCGCGCGCCATAAAGGTAACCGAGGCGATCGAGGAGGACCTGGGACGCGCGCACGACCTCGCCGTGCTGCGGGCGCGCATCGGTCCGATGATCCGGGGCAGGCAGAAGGATGGCGAGGCGTTGCTCCTGCGCCTCGATGCGCGCCGCAACGCGCTGGATGACCGCGCACTGAAGGTCGGCCGCCGCTTCTATGCAAGGCGTCCGCAGGACTTCGCTCGCAAACTGCGTCCGTCGCTCGCAATGTGA